TGACAATAAGAGTTGAAAACATGTCTTACCCACTAGAGATGTACACAAAAGATTCTTTTAACATGTGGTTCATCAACCGTAGGCAATCTTCAAGCCTCCAAAAGCAATGCGAGGAGGAATTCCCATTTGTTTTCCGCAGGTATTATCAATTATTCTTCTATACAATGATACTTtcttcaaaaaatgaaaaactccATCTGATGTTTTTTACCTTGATGCGTTTGAAGTTTGGGAACTGTGGATCACTTGAACAGCATGGTTTTGCGAGGAACAAGGTCTGGGCGATTGATGATAATCCTCAGCTGCATCCCCCAAATGATTCCCATGGAAAATCCTTCATTGATCTACTGCTTAAACCATCTGAAGATGACCTGAAGTGCTGGCCTCATAGGTATGAGCTTTGATGCTGCCTTCTTAAATAAAACTAgtaactattttttttcctccctCTTGATTGAAGTTTGCTTCTGCGTAACAATATGTTAATTATTGGAAGgatttattaataataaataaatgactTCAAGTCATAACAGAATGttaattattaaaagaatTTAGTTAGAACCCATAAAATTGTCTTCTCAATTCTTTGTTCCCTTTCCAGCTTTGAGTTTCGCCTTAGGGTGTCTCTTGCAACAAGTGGAGATCTGACCCTGACATCACGAGTTAGGAATGTCAATGGCAAGCCATTCAGTTTCTCGTTCGCCTACCACacttattttttggtttctgaTATAAGGTATGTAGCACTTTATATAATTGAATTCACAATCATCTGCTGTTTGGTTGTTGCACATGTGGTTCCATTAAACTCTTgcaatttgatttatttatgtgAAAATGACTTCTGTCCTTAGTGAGGTGAGGATAGAAGGGCTGGAGACACTTGATTACTTAGACAACCTTTGCGAAAGAAAACGTTTTACAGAACAAGGAGATGCCATAACTTTTGAATCTGAGGTAAATTTTTTCtagtttatatatatgaaatgaaattgcTTTTGCATATAATGCAGGAAACCCTAGAGTTGGAAAATCACACGTTAGTGAACAAGATGTCCAGCACAGCAGCCCATGATTTTGTTGGGCAGGAAATGTAAAGGAATGACAAATGTTCGCCAACTATAACAAAATGGTGATTTCTTTTCACGTATTCTGTGAAAAGGTTATCCATTTGTACACTTAATTCATTGTCTTACTCATGGTACAGTTATTTCTAAAAGGTTTTAATCAAATCTAAAAGGTTACTCTGAAACATTAGTAGTTGACAAACCAGTTGTCAACTAAAAATAGCATGGAAGAACAGCATTATGttcataatatttttcttacaaaatcaTCAAGTCTCCACTCTATGATCTGCTTGAAATAAAGATTAGCTTATTTTGCTTTCTTGCAAGTATTGTTGATGCAATATGAAGGCCTTGGCTTATAGATAAAAAAACTTTCTCGCGGCAGGTCAGTCGTCTGTATCTAAGTTCGCCAAATGTAATTGCAGTCCTTGATCATGAGAAAAAGCGGACATATGTAATCAGAAAGGAAGGACTACCAGATGTTTGTAAGCTGGCGTATATTTAactttttaacatttttatcTACTTATTGTATTTATGGAAAGTAAGCTATTCAATGTTATTTTGCCAACCAGTAACTTTGAAAGAATTGGATAGTTGAGATTTTATATTCAACTATCCAAGTCTTCTATTGACAAGCTCGAACATAAAGATGACTTGACTTGCTGTGTAAATCTGTTACATTATCCTCCCAAGATATATATGATGGTGATATTATTTTTGACTTTCTGTTTACAATTTTGTTTCCCCATGTACAGCTGTTTGGAATCCatgggagaagaaatcgaaATCTATGGTTGATTTTGGCGATGAGGAGTACAAACAGATGCTTTGCGTGGATGGGGCAGCGATCGAGAAACCTGTCACCTTGAAGCCAGGTGAGGAATGGACAGGGCGTTTGCAGCTATCAGTTGTGCCTTCTAGTTTCTGTAGTGAGCACCTTGATCTTTAGAAGGGAGGTTTTTGAAGAACAGTACAGGGTTATTAGGGTAAAGTGCTTTAGTTTTTGTTGGACTAGGCTGATAGCTGAGATTGTAGAAGGGTCCTGTTGTAGCTTATAAAAAATCTTGAAATGTAACACTGAGACCCTCCTCTCATTCTATCTTTTAATTTCTCTGTAAAAGGGTGGGAGGTAGTTAAAAACCTTGTAATTTCATCcatggtttttgtttgaaaaataatggttgaaaggaaattaaaatttgatagTTGCCTAATcataatattaaaaagaaaaaaagagggtATTAGACACTGATGAATTTGGGTGAAGTGAAAAAAAGTTAAATCGGAAGCTACTCatatcagagccaggtttcGATCCTGGGACCTGTGGGTTATGGGCCCACCACGCttccgctgcgccactctgatTGTTGAGATAAGCTGTGttcaatattatatttaattaattagtaagaCTCTGTGTCTTGTTTGCTCTCCTTTCCCGCCTGTAAATATCGTGTCTTAAACCCAGAACCAATGTTGCACGATGGCCCCTTCTCCTCGTTAAATGCTTTACTTTACCCTCTCAATTTAATTCTTGAAAAAGCAATTGGTCAAAAATGTTAATAACTTAGTTGGAGCCCTCCCTCCCTACTTTTTCTATCTTTCCTTCTTCTCGAGTGTGCCTGAATAATAATGTAAGGCTCCCTTAATGGTTTGGTTGGTTTCACGGTCACTTTCATTAacatcctttttctttgtattatAATATCTCTCATTTAGGACCTTATAATGCTGGAGAAAATATCCAGGCGAAGCTCGGGCAATACAAGGAGCAGTTCTGCCTAACGTTGATCAAACTAGAGTAGGAAAAATTCATGAATTCCATATGCGGCAGCATGATTGCGAGAGATTCCTCCAGATTCTCCTTTGGGTATGTACGTACATGTACAGGGAGGAGCTTAgattcttctgcttctttttaACAAGTTTCTCATctcattgttgttgtttttaatCTTAATTTTATGGGGTAAACAAGGATATATAATTAGCATAAAGGAGAAATATTGCAAAAATTGGACCCACAAAAAAGGGTTTAAATTGGGAGCCACTCatatcagagccaggtttcGATCCTGGGACCTGTGGGTTATGGGCCCACCACGCttccgctgcgccactctgatTGTTAAGATAAGTTGTGTTCAATagtttatttaaataattaataagacTAAGAAATGAGTTTATTTAGAACAGTCTCTTATTGTTTGCTCTCCTTGTCCTTTCCCGCCTGTAAATATCGTGACTGTCttaaacccaaaaccaatGTTGCACGATGGCCCTTTCTCCTCGTTAGATGCTTTATTTTCCCTTCTCAAtttaattattgaaaaatcaattgaatctaattttataaactcaaaaacagaTTTTTGGTAAgcccattttttaaaatctaaactaaaaactaaaaaattgaaattttatagctctctctctctctctctctctctctctctctctctccactaaaattgaaattttatgtctcaaatctttttcttttcttttgttaattttaatttggggATTAgagtttctgattttttttattttaatttcaattttgtttagatctttaaaatagtttggagttcaataccaaacaagtttttagatcttaaaatcattatttgaaaattcatgtttttaaaaagaatcacaatttttaagtttattttttatagtaGAATACCAAACAGAGCCTTAATAACTTAGTTGGATCCACCATATAAATCTTTTGCAAATTTTTCCAcgaaatattataaatatatttaaacttACAAGGAACCACATGTAAATTGGAGGAGCCATGACCCTCGTATGTGGCTTCGTCAATAAGgatcacaaaaataataatgtgaATAGCAAATCAGaaagagtaatgctatttaGACACACAACATTGACTACCTTAACTGACTACTGATGTATCATGTcatgtcaattaatgaatGTTGCCATGAGGCCACTCACTATGAATGCTATAGTTTTTCAATTGACATGGCGATattcattaattgacatggcATGACACATCAGTTGCCACATAAGATGGTCAGTTAAGGTGGTCAATGTTGTGTGTCCAAATAGCATTACTCAATCAGAAAACATGTTATGGCGTAAAAATCTTGAACAAGACTCAGTTTTTGTCCAATTGAAATTGGAATTAATTGGACCATTTATTTTGGTAATTAATGAATTGGAAATCTGTCACCATTGTTGTTGATATTACTTATCAAGTAGTCAAATAAGTTCATATGAGCACGCAAATGAGCTATACCtttgggaagaaaaagaaacccgAATAGTAACACATATAAATAATTGCCACTCTATAATTTGCCTCATTAACCATCACTTCAAAATATTATGTTATGTGGTCGAGATGCCTATTATGATTGCATCACGTACTATAGTAGCTTGCTTCAGCCGAAATCATGGGTTGATGTTTGCATGCAAACCctaaatctctctctctatatatatatacttttatgATCGAAAAGTGATAATTTTAATACGTGATAATATTGCGtaataaatttattaacacATTTGATTGTTATCACATACAGTAATTGATATATAATTCTCAACTAATACATAGGAAGACTGGCAAGCATTCAAATTCAGTTTTAAATTTGCATTTGTGGTGGTGGGTGGGTGGCGGACTAAATTTTCTGCCGGAGCCTCTCATTTTCAACTTCAAGCCTCACcttttgttgttcttggtggttatattttttttgctttcattCTTACCCTTTgaaatgatttttaaaaaaaactgttttTAAATTCTATCGTACACCAGCCTTCCCCGGTTTTTGGCCATTCAAGCATAACATTCAACCAACGAAGCAACCCAACGATTtcacgaaaaaaaaaaaccaccaaATGTCCAAAATTCATAGGGCCAGGTCAGAATCTAAACGGCGCGCGTGAATATCGCGTTTAAATTGCAGGAGCCCCGACCCGACTGAATGACCCACTGGCCCAACCGTACTGCTTACCCGTCCCTGTCTCTCTATCCCTATCTCTTTTATCTCCTTCTCGTAAATTGAACGACCTTGTCTTCCTGATCCGATTTTCCGagaaacaagaacaacaaaaaaacgaaaaaaccCTTcgcttcctttcttttccattcATTATCTTCCCCACAGATTTCACAACCCATTTgatattttcctctttgcaCCACATTCATCAGGAAttctgaaatttcaaattcctctgttttaaaaaaatgagcTGCCACTCTCTTCTTGTTCATGTCCATTTGTAAggtttttttccccctttgtCCCTGTCCTTGAGATTAATTTCAATACCCACTAATCGAATTCCTTTGAAAATCAATTCACATTCATAAATTAGTCGCAATTTGTCTGCAAATTCATTCAATCTCAATCGCATTTTGAggttctctgttttttttttcctctgcaAAATTATCCGAAACAGAGGAACCACATTTAAGAACAGAGAAATAAATGGCCCAACAATCCCCGGTTAAACCGGTGCTCCAGAAACCGCCGGGTTACGGGACCCCAAACTACCCGGCCCAACCCGTACCAGGTCCGCCGCCGCCGCGAAAACCCGTCTACCCGCCTACTCTCCGCCAAAAGCAGAAAAAACGAGGGGGCAGCTGCTGCAAAATATGCTGCTGCGTCTTCTGCGCCTTCCTCCTCATCGTCGTCATCCTCGTCGCCCTCGCCGGCGGGATCTTCTACCTCCTCTTCGACCCGCGCCTCCCGGCCTTCTACTTGATATCGTTCCAGATCCCCAAATTTGACGCCGTTTCGAAGTCTGACGGGACCCACCTCGACGTCCAGGCGGTGACGAGCGTGGAAGTGAAGAACCCAAATCCCAAATTGGACATTTACTACAGCGAGGGGTTCGAGATGTCGCTGAGCATCGGGGACGAGAACGACGGCGGACTGGGGATAGGGACGAAGGAGGTGAAGGGGTTTACACAGCGGCACCGGAACACGACGTACGTGAAGGTGGAGAGCGGGGTGAGGAACAAGGTAGTGGAGCAGCCGGTGGGGAAGAAGCTGCTGGGGCAGTTCAAGAGCAAGGAGATAAAGGTGGCGCTGGAGGGGAAGACGAGGGTTGGGTATGTGATCCAAGGGTGGAGGGTGGGGACGATGCAGATCAATGTGTTGTGTGGTGGTGTGAGGTTGAAGAATGTGGATGCTGGAGACATGCCCAAGTGCACCATCAATGCCTTCAAATGGTATgctattttgttttaatttttaatttttgattttgatttttgcatGTGCCTTCATGTTTTAGATTTTCGTAGTTAATAATAACATTTCTTTAACTGTTAGGGTTAACGGGTTCACTTTTTCTTAATAGGAATTATTACCTTCATAAATTACTTGAAAATAATGGGTTGAAGTCAATGGTATCTGAATGGCAATCAGAACAAGATTAGCAAAATGTAAATTACAAGAGATTGAGTGTCACAACATCAAATGGTTATTGACGTAATTCATATAGACAAGACGACAGTTgtaacataattttttttattttttatttttaacaagaTGAGTCGAAGTAAACTATAGTAAGTTGtattaaatcttttttttaaggcAACTTAGGTTCATGATCAAACCCTTTTGTGTAGATTTCCTCGTATGATTCTCTTCGCATGTGTCCGTATATTTAGCAGCGTGTACTCTTCAAGTTGATGTGTCAAATTGATTGTTGAATACACTAATgatcttaattaatttctgggtttGCTGATTTGATTGCAGGATCAACATTCGTTGATACGTGTCAAGGCTGATGGTAGAAGAGAGAGTTGGTCAGCTGGAGGATGCTACAATTTTTCAAGCCCACACATTTGTTACCCAAAGAGTAAAGAATGGATTATCTCCCTAATCTatctttaatatttataatgagcctttacaaaaaaaaaaaaaaattggagggAGCAAATATCATCTTAAAAACAGGCTAACATTTGTCCCTGTTTAAGCTTTGGATCATTCTGATACAATTGGAATATCAGTTAAGAAGGGGCCTGGGAattgagttttatttatttatttgtttaatttaattatttatcagtttcattcttcttcttcttctttttttttccttcatattATAAAGCTTCTTTCTTATGGTTGTTGatggattggaatttggagtCTTTGGGTTCTTGCCATCTGCATTTCtcgtagaaaaaaaaaatgataaataaaaaagtaaacatATAAGGTGTAACATCTCTTTTCGTTCCTTTTGTAAAATAAGGTGTAGCATCTTTTTATTGATGTGGTAAAATTGGGAGACAAACTTATGGATGGTGCAAAGAGTGCCTACGTCGTAAGGGAAATGAAGCAAAGACCATAAGACAGTGATGGTATATCTGTTTCTCTTTAATGTAATATGATATCTGCCCTTTGGAGATACTATTTATTAATGTGTACATATTTTCTTACTGTAATCGATTCTTAGAAACACAATCACATTTTTGATGGTCAGTTTTCATATTCTAAATATATGTTATCTTTTAATTGGACTATTTAGTCATAGAATACTCACTAACAAAGGTTCTCATTGCAACGATGATCTTTtgaagggaagaaaaaaaatgatgaatcCAAGAATATATTCGGTTTCGTACTTAAGTACAAGTTGGTGCATTTGAATTCTATCATGCCATATAATTGCATGATAGCATCATATTGATTAAATTATATGGTTATGGAAAATAGTTATTGAGCAAggaaaataaagtaattaaacATAATTCATAAAGAGTTGTGCATAAATGAGGCAAGAACTTATTAAACT
The Prunus dulcis chromosome 2, ALMONDv2, whole genome shotgun sequence DNA segment above includes these coding regions:
- the LOC117618649 gene encoding putative glucose-6-phosphate 1-epimerase, giving the protein MGHSAADWDYRAAIEITKDWNGVEQVLLQNQQGASARVSLHGGQVTSWRNKHGEELLFTSSKAIFKPPKAMRGGIPICFPQFGNCGSLEQHGFARNKVWAIDDNPQLHPPNDSHGKSFIDLLLKPSEDDLKCWPHSFEFRLRVSLATSGDLTLTSRVRNVNGKPFSFSFAYHTYFLVSDISEVRIEGLETLDYLDNLCERKRFTEQGDAITFESEVSRLYLSSPNVIAVLDHEKKRTYVIRKEGLPDVSVWNPWEKKSKSMVDFGDEEYKQMLCVDGAAIEKPVTLKPGEEWTGRLQLSVVPSSFCSEHLDL
- the LOC117618650 gene encoding NDR1/HIN1-like protein 6, whose amino-acid sequence is MAQQSPVKPVLQKPPGYGTPNYPAQPVPGPPPPRKPVYPPTLRQKQKKRGGSCCKICCCVFCAFLLIVVILVALAGGIFYLLFDPRLPAFYLISFQIPKFDAVSKSDGTHLDVQAVTSVEVKNPNPKLDIYYSEGFEMSLSIGDENDGGLGIGTKEVKGFTQRHRNTTYVKVESGVRNKVVEQPVGKKLLGQFKSKEIKVALEGKTRVGYVIQGWRVGTMQINVLCGGVRLKNVDAGDMPKCTINAFKWINIR